The Kitasatospora paranensis genome has a window encoding:
- a CDS encoding long-chain fatty acid--CoA ligase codes for MSSVQSMIERRPPSVAHLFLSRVKATPDGEAYRYPVPVDEHAADGAPGAEQWRSLTWAQTAERVRAVAAGLMSLGIEAEDRVAISATTRVEWIIADLGNMCAGAATTTVYPSTNAAETAFILANSGSRALFAENAAQLAKAVAEKAQLPALETVVLFDDADGLPEAEGLTVLTLAELEERGTAYLVDHPDAVDKAVDALAPEQLATLIYTSGTTGRPKGVRLVHDCWAYEAVAQEESGLLRADDVQFMWLPLSHVFGKTLISGQIATGHVMAVDGRVDRIIHNLPAIRPTLMASAPRIFEKVYNGIAGKARAEGGAKYKIFLWAARVARAYAHTTQASQIATGTASAPLGLRLQHAVADKLVYAKIRAAFGGRMRGSVSGSAALAPEIGFFFMGAGVPILEGYGLTETSAGSTVNRDGHVRVGTVGLPLPGTEVRIAEDGEILLRGPGVMRGYHDMPEQTAEVLESDGWFHTGDIGELDKDGYLRITDRKKDMFKTSGGKYVAPSEVEGKFKAICPFVSNILVIGNQRNFCTALIGLDETVIMPWAAEHGLAGKSYAEVVAAPETHQLIEGFVKRLNGELQRWQTIKKFTLLPRDLDIEHGELTPSLKIKRPVVERTYADAITGMYAGANEA; via the coding sequence TTGAGTTCCGTGCAGTCCATGATCGAGCGGCGTCCGCCCTCCGTGGCCCACCTCTTCCTCAGCAGGGTAAAGGCCACACCCGACGGTGAGGCCTACCGCTACCCGGTTCCGGTCGACGAGCATGCCGCGGACGGTGCTCCCGGCGCGGAGCAGTGGCGCTCGCTGACCTGGGCCCAGACCGCCGAGCGGGTCCGGGCGGTCGCCGCGGGCCTGATGTCGCTCGGTATCGAGGCCGAGGACCGCGTCGCGATCTCCGCCACCACCCGGGTCGAGTGGATCATCGCCGACCTGGGGAACATGTGCGCCGGTGCCGCCACCACCACCGTGTACCCCAGCACCAATGCCGCCGAAACGGCCTTCATCCTCGCCAACTCGGGCAGCCGAGCGCTCTTCGCCGAGAACGCCGCCCAGCTGGCCAAGGCGGTGGCCGAGAAGGCCCAGCTGCCCGCCCTGGAGACCGTCGTCCTGTTCGACGACGCGGACGGCCTGCCGGAGGCCGAGGGCCTGACCGTCCTCACCCTGGCCGAGCTGGAGGAGCGCGGCACCGCCTACCTGGTGGACCACCCGGACGCCGTCGACAAGGCCGTCGACGCCCTGGCGCCCGAGCAGCTCGCCACCCTGATCTACACCTCCGGCACCACCGGCCGCCCCAAGGGCGTGCGGCTGGTGCACGACTGCTGGGCGTACGAGGCGGTGGCCCAGGAGGAGAGCGGGCTGCTGCGCGCCGACGACGTGCAGTTCATGTGGCTGCCGCTGTCGCACGTGTTCGGCAAGACGCTGATCTCCGGCCAGATCGCCACCGGCCACGTGATGGCCGTCGACGGCCGGGTGGACCGCATCATCCACAACCTGCCGGCGATCCGGCCCACCCTGATGGCCTCCGCCCCGCGGATCTTCGAGAAGGTCTACAACGGCATCGCCGGCAAGGCCCGGGCCGAGGGCGGCGCCAAGTACAAGATCTTCCTGTGGGCCGCGCGGGTCGCCCGCGCCTACGCGCACACCACCCAGGCCAGCCAGATCGCCACCGGCACGGCGAGCGCCCCGCTCGGGCTCAGGCTGCAGCACGCGGTCGCCGACAAGCTGGTGTACGCCAAGATCCGCGCCGCGTTCGGCGGCCGGATGCGCGGCTCGGTCTCCGGCAGTGCCGCGCTCGCCCCCGAGATCGGCTTCTTCTTCATGGGGGCCGGCGTCCCGATCCTGGAGGGCTACGGCCTCACCGAGACCTCGGCCGGCTCCACTGTCAACCGCGACGGCCACGTCCGGGTCGGCACCGTCGGCCTGCCGCTGCCCGGCACCGAGGTCCGGATCGCCGAGGACGGCGAGATCCTGCTGCGCGGCCCCGGCGTGATGCGCGGCTACCACGACATGCCCGAGCAGACCGCCGAGGTCCTGGAGAGCGACGGCTGGTTCCACACCGGCGACATCGGCGAGCTCGACAAGGACGGCTACCTGCGGATCACCGACCGCAAGAAGGACATGTTCAAGACCTCCGGCGGCAAGTACGTCGCACCCAGCGAGGTCGAGGGCAAGTTCAAGGCGATCTGCCCGTTCGTGAGCAACATCCTGGTCATCGGCAACCAGCGCAACTTCTGCACCGCGCTGATCGGCCTGGACGAGACGGTGATCATGCCGTGGGCCGCCGAGCACGGCCTGGCGGGCAAGAGCTACGCCGAGGTCGTCGCGGCCCCGGAGACCCACCAGCTGATCGAGGGCTTCGTCAAGCGCCTCAACGGCGAGCTCCAGCGCTGGCAGACGATCAAGAAGTTCACCCTGCTGCCGCGCGACCTCGACATCGAGCACGGCGAGCTGACCCCGAGCCTCAAGATCAAGCGCCCGGTCGTCGAGCGGACGTACGCCGACGCCATCACCGGCATGTACGCCGGCGCCAACGAGGCATAG